Proteins encoded together in one Mycobacterium simiae window:
- a CDS encoding TetR/AcrR family transcriptional regulator, with protein sequence MRKPPDTRERIVSAAARLFLQRSYQAVGVDEICEAADARKGSFYYYFSSKCELAKAVVDLHAVTYASRLADFADDDPVRRLRAIPDMIGAVQVDFESQFGRAVGCPFGNLAAELSTTDDALRAHIAGCFRLMEEGLAQLCRQASAQGALREGVDPDRLAHCLLAQYEGVTLLAKLNGAGVAGIAPALRDFLAAYLSDGGHAR encoded by the coding sequence GTGCGGAAGCCCCCAGACACTCGTGAACGCATCGTGTCGGCGGCGGCCCGGCTATTTCTGCAGCGCAGTTACCAGGCTGTCGGGGTGGACGAGATCTGCGAGGCCGCCGACGCTCGCAAGGGCAGCTTCTACTACTACTTCTCGTCGAAATGCGAACTGGCCAAAGCAGTCGTCGACTTGCACGCGGTGACCTACGCGTCACGGCTGGCCGATTTTGCCGACGATGACCCCGTTCGTCGCCTGCGGGCGATTCCCGACATGATCGGAGCCGTTCAGGTCGATTTCGAGTCGCAGTTTGGTCGGGCCGTAGGTTGTCCGTTCGGCAACCTTGCCGCCGAGTTGTCCACAACGGACGACGCATTGCGTGCCCACATCGCAGGGTGTTTCAGGTTGATGGAAGAGGGATTAGCGCAGCTGTGCCGCCAGGCCTCCGCGCAGGGGGCTCTTCGCGAAGGAGTCGATCCCGATCGATTGGCCCACTGCCTGCTTGCCCAATACGAGGGGGTGACCCTGCTCGCCAAACTCAACGGAGCCGGTGTTGCCGGCATCGCACCGGCGCTACGCGACTTTTTGGCCGCTTATCTCTCCGACGGCGGACATGCCCGATGA
- a CDS encoding alpha/beta fold hydrolase produces MPTHEFAVDRSLYPFESRWFDGRHGRMHYIDEGHGIPIVFFHGNPTWSFLYRNIITTLRSEFRCIAVDYLGFGLSEHPIDFGYTAEEHAAAVGELLDYLDLDGFITMGQDWGGPISMAVATERHARVRGVVLGNTWFWPSDGWRLKLFSIVMSSAPMQYLVLRRNLFVRFLPYALSDKPTDTVMRHYLDVQPAPASRRGIAEFPKQIRAARPLLERLSRDVPGLLGSKPALFVWGMRDPAFVLDATVGQLQHAFPDNELIRLPHAGHYIQEDAPETIANAIVRRFG; encoded by the coding sequence ATGCCGACACACGAGTTCGCGGTGGACCGAAGTCTGTACCCGTTTGAATCACGGTGGTTCGACGGACGTCACGGACGAATGCACTATATCGACGAGGGTCACGGGATCCCGATCGTTTTCTTTCATGGAAATCCGACGTGGAGCTTCTTGTATCGGAATATCATTACCACACTGCGCAGTGAATTCCGTTGCATCGCTGTTGATTACCTTGGATTCGGGCTCTCAGAGCACCCTATCGATTTCGGCTACACGGCCGAGGAACACGCCGCCGCGGTGGGGGAATTGCTGGACTATCTGGACCTCGACGGGTTCATCACAATGGGGCAGGACTGGGGTGGACCGATCAGTATGGCCGTCGCGACGGAGCGTCACGCACGCGTACGCGGCGTGGTGCTGGGCAATACTTGGTTTTGGCCTTCGGATGGGTGGCGACTGAAGCTCTTCAGTATCGTCATGAGTTCCGCACCCATGCAGTACCTCGTGCTGCGCCGTAATCTCTTCGTCAGATTTCTTCCCTACGCATTATCCGACAAACCGACCGATACCGTCATGCGGCACTATCTCGATGTCCAACCCGCACCGGCGTCACGCCGTGGCATTGCCGAGTTTCCTAAGCAAATCCGCGCCGCCCGGCCACTCCTGGAACGGCTGTCCCGCGACGTACCTGGCCTACTGGGCTCCAAACCCGCCCTATTCGTCTGGGGGATGAGGGACCCGGCGTTCGTGCTCGACGCGACAGTCGGCCAGCTCCAGCACGCGTTCCCCGACAATGAATTGATCCGGCTCCCGCACGCGGGCCATTACATTCAGGAGGATGCACCCGAGACGATTGCCAACGCAATCGTCAGGCGGTTCGGTTGA
- a CDS encoding TetR/AcrR family transcriptional regulator, with product MTSAPARRRGPRTDVDTRTLIIDVAERMFGDATIGAVSLRAVAREAGLGTRAVTYHFRSKRDLVAAIIDRRAPAFTLQTVTGLAALGEQERAPSVRDVVEAILNPFIALLRDDPYGASRWIKVFTQLALTEDQLWSDLLGSDPSITDLFLRAASRAIPDLSDTMVQRRAGIAMYSMITMLASVDRSAYGQPLSDAGLEPDWVEQLVIFTTAGLLGRTSN from the coding sequence GTGACGAGTGCTCCCGCCCGCCGCCGCGGTCCTCGTACCGACGTCGACACTCGGACGTTGATCATCGACGTGGCCGAGCGCATGTTCGGCGATGCCACCATCGGCGCGGTGTCATTACGGGCCGTAGCCCGCGAGGCCGGACTGGGAACTCGCGCCGTCACCTACCATTTCCGGTCCAAACGCGACCTGGTCGCCGCGATCATCGATCGGCGCGCGCCTGCGTTCACCCTGCAGACCGTTACCGGGCTCGCCGCACTGGGCGAACAGGAAAGGGCGCCATCGGTTCGCGATGTCGTTGAAGCAATCCTGAATCCATTTATCGCCCTGCTTCGAGACGACCCCTATGGGGCATCCCGGTGGATCAAGGTCTTCACCCAGCTGGCCCTGACCGAAGATCAGTTGTGGTCCGATCTGCTTGGCAGCGACCCCAGTATCACCGATCTGTTCCTCAGGGCGGCCAGCCGAGCAATTCCTGACCTCAGCGACACAATGGTGCAGCGCCGTGCCGGAATTGCGATGTATTCGATGATCACCATGTTGGCCAGCGTCGACCGCAGTGCCTATGGTCAGCCACTCAGCGACGCCGGCCTTGAGCCCGACTGGGTGGAACAACTGGTCATCTTCACCACCGCCGGACTGCTCGGCCGCACCAGCAACTAG
- a CDS encoding SDR family NAD(P)-dependent oxidoreductase, with product MSAGLRFDGEVAIVTGAGGGLGQQYALDLASRGAVVVVNDLAADGDASVASTVAEITAAGGHAVGRAGDVADPATADDLVATALAEGGRLDVVINNAGAPPTGPFPETAAADFDRIVDISLGASVRLARAAWPQLADRGGRIVNVTSHSVFGIASSSPYIVAKAGTWGLTKALAYDGRDAGIKVNAVMPMAYTRMTAQIEDEDLLAFVKKHLPISKVSPLVIALAHRDVAQSGEIFHAGGGLVAPVGWGFGAGIVDHEPTPEHLLATMPGLAPGADITAFTDVNDSVAHIFSLIS from the coding sequence ATGTCAGCAGGACTCCGCTTCGACGGCGAAGTGGCAATTGTTACCGGTGCGGGCGGTGGTCTGGGCCAGCAGTATGCACTCGATCTGGCCAGCCGAGGCGCCGTTGTGGTGGTGAATGATCTCGCCGCCGACGGCGACGCGTCGGTGGCGAGCACGGTCGCGGAGATCACCGCCGCGGGTGGTCATGCGGTCGGCCGCGCCGGCGATGTCGCTGATCCGGCCACCGCGGACGATTTGGTGGCGACGGCGCTAGCTGAGGGCGGACGCCTAGATGTGGTGATCAATAATGCGGGCGCCCCGCCGACGGGCCCGTTCCCTGAGACGGCGGCCGCTGACTTTGACCGCATCGTCGACATCAGCCTGGGAGCGTCAGTGCGGTTGGCCCGGGCAGCGTGGCCCCAGCTGGCGGACCGCGGTGGGCGGATCGTGAACGTGACATCACATTCGGTCTTCGGGATCGCATCCTCGTCCCCCTACATTGTCGCCAAGGCGGGGACGTGGGGTCTTACCAAAGCGCTGGCCTATGACGGCCGCGACGCGGGAATCAAAGTCAACGCCGTGATGCCGATGGCCTACACACGCATGACCGCGCAAATAGAAGACGAGGATCTGCTTGCGTTCGTCAAGAAACATCTGCCAATCAGTAAGGTATCGCCGTTGGTCATCGCGCTGGCCCACCGCGACGTCGCGCAGTCGGGTGAGATCTTCCACGCCGGTGGAGGTCTGGTCGCCCCGGTGGGTTGGGGTTTCGGGGCCGGCATCGTCGACCATGAGCCCACTCCGGAGCACCTGCTCGCTACCATGCCCGGCCTTGCCCCCGGCGCGGACATCACCGCATTCACCGATGTCAACGACTCAGTCGCGCACATTTTCAGCCTGATCTCTTAG